The following are encoded together in the Simkaniaceae bacterium genome:
- a CDS encoding RNA-binding protein, whose translation MIDIFLGEFTLANKLYVGNISYDLNNDDLQNLFQTHGTVISARIVMDRDTGRSKGFGFVEMSSTEEANAAIHALNGTEINGRALTVNEARPQTDRGSQAPRGAERGGFRGGRGNGHRGGHGGGKKF comes from the coding sequence ATGATTGATATTTTTTTAGGAGAATTTACTTTGGCTAACAAATTATATGTGGGAAACATCTCTTACGATCTTAATAATGATGACCTACAAAATCTATTTCAAACCCACGGAACTGTAATTTCAGCTCGCATCGTTATGGATAGAGACACAGGTCGATCAAAAGGATTTGGCTTTGTTGAAATGAGCTCAACAGAAGAAGCAAATGCTGCGATTCACGCCCTTAACGGAACTGAAATCAATGGCAGAGCTTTAACTGTTAATGAGGCACGTCCTCAAACAGATCGCGGCAGTCAAGCTCCTCGTGGAGCAGAGCGCGGAGGATTTCGTGGTGGTCGTGGAAACGGACATCGCGGCGGCCATGGCGGCGGAAAAAAGTTCTAA